Proteins encoded in a region of the Papio anubis isolate 15944 chromosome 14, Panubis1.0, whole genome shotgun sequence genome:
- the B3GNT2 gene encoding N-acetyllactosaminide beta-1,3-N-acetylglucosaminyltransferase 2 — MSVGRRRIKLLGILMMANVFIYLIMEVSKSSSQEKDGKGEVIIPKEKFWKISTPPEAYWNREQEKLNRQYNPILSMLANQTGEAGRLSNISHLNYCEPDLRVTSVVTGFNNLPDRFKDFLLYLRCRNYSLLIDQPDKCAKKPFLLLAIKSLTPHFARRQAIRESWGQESNTGNQTVVRVFLLGQTPPEDNHPDLSDMLKFESDKHQDILMWNYRDTFFNLSLKEVLFLRWVSTSCPDTEFVFKGDDDVFVNTHHILNYLNSLSKSKAKDLFIGDVIHNAGPHRDKKLKYYIPEVVYSGLYPPYAGGGGFLYSGHLALRLYHITDQVHLYPIDDVYTGMCLQKLGLVPEKHKGFRTFDIEEKNKNNICSYVDLMLVHSRKPQEMIDIWSQLQSAHLKC; from the coding sequence ATGAGTGTTGGACGTCGAAGAATAAAGTTGTTGGGTATCCTAATGATGGcaaatgtcttcatttatttgattatGGAAGTCTCCAAAAGCAGTAGccaagaaaaagatggaaaagggGAAGTAATAATACCCAAAGAGAAATTCTGGAAGATATCTACCCCTCCTGAGGCATACTGGAACCGAGAGCAAGAGAAGCTGAACCGGCAGTACAACCCCATCCTGAGCATGCTAGCCAACCAAACGGGGGAGGCGGGCAGGCTCTCCAATATAAGCCATCTGAACTACTGTGAACCTGACCTGAGGGTCACATCAGTGGTTACAGGTTTTAATAACCTGCCAGACAGATTTAAAGACTTTCTGCTGTATCTGAGATGCCGCAATTATTCACTGCTTATAGATCAGCCGGATAAGTGTGCAAAGAAACCCTTCTTGTTGCTGGCGATTAAGTCCCTCACTCCACATTTTGCCAGAAGGCAAGCAATTCGGGAATCCTGGGGCCAAGAAAGCAACACGGGGAACCAAACCGTGGTGCGAGTCTTCCTGCTGGGCCAGACACCCCCAGAGGACAACCACCCCGACCTTTCAGATATGCTGAAATTTGAGAGTGACAAGCACCAAGACATTCTTATGTGGAATTACAGAGACACTTTCTTCAACTTGTCTCTGAAGGAAGTGCTGTTTCTCAGGTGGGTAAGTACTTCCTGCCCAGACACTGAGTTTGTTTTCAAGGGCGATGATGATGTTTTTGTGAACACCCATCACATCCTGAATTACTTGAATAGTTTATCCAAGAGCAAAGCCAAAGATCTGTTTATAGGTGATGTGATCCACAATGCTGGACCTCATCGGGATAAGAAGCTGAAGTACTACATCCCTGAAGTTGTTtactctggcctctacccaccctATGCAGGGGGAGGGGGGTTCCTCTACTCCGGCCATCTGGCCCTGAGGCTGTACCATATCACTGACCAGGTCCATCTCTACCCCATCGATGACGTTTATACTGGAATGTGCCTTCAGAAACTCGGCCTCGTTCCAGAGAAACACAAAGGCTTCAGGACATTTGATAtcgaggagaaaaacaaaaataatatctgCTCCTATGTAGATCTGATGTTAGTACATAGTAGAAAACCTCAAGAGATGATTGATATTTGGTCTCAGTTGCAGAGTGctcatttaaaatgctaa